One genomic segment of Hydrocarboniclastica marina includes these proteins:
- a CDS encoding flavodoxin family protein, protein MARKNLLVVAHAPSPNTHRMLDAVLKGARHPDVEGVEVSFKPPLEAGPEDVLVADALILGTTENLGYMSGALKDFFDRSYYPCLERTQGKPYALYIRAGHDGTGTRRAVESIATGLRWGAVRAPLLCQGEFKETFLTDCEELGTYLAAGLDAGIF, encoded by the coding sequence ATGGCCCGAAAAAACCTGTTAGTCGTTGCGCACGCGCCTTCGCCGAACACCCACCGTATGCTGGACGCGGTCCTCAAAGGCGCCCGGCACCCTGACGTGGAGGGGGTTGAGGTAAGTTTCAAGCCACCGCTGGAGGCGGGACCGGAGGATGTTCTGGTGGCTGATGCCTTGATACTGGGGACGACAGAAAATCTGGGGTACATGAGCGGTGCGCTCAAGGACTTCTTTGACAGAAGCTACTACCCCTGCCTTGAACGAACCCAAGGCAAGCCTTATGCGCTCTACATACGTGCGGGCCACGACGGCACCGGCACCCGCCGTGCCGTTGAGAGCATCGCAACCGGGTTGCGCTGGGGCGCGGTGCGAGCGCCGCTTCTCTGCCAGGGCGAATTCAAAGAGACGTTCCTCACCGATTGCGAGGAGTTGGGCACGTATCTCGCTGCTGGTCTCGACGCCGGCATTTTCTGA
- a CDS encoding Lrp/AsnC family transcriptional regulator, with protein sequence MKLDRTDRRILELLQRDGSLTNQQLAEQVGLSPSPCSRRVRALEDAGIILRRVTLLERKKLGLTLTVIIQIGMDRHTPERFEAFEQQVATFPEVQECYLVTGQEADYMLKVVVPHMDAYQHFLLDKVTRIPGVSGVHSSFVLRRVVDNTELPLGYL encoded by the coding sequence ATCAAGCTGGATCGTACCGACCGCAGAATCCTGGAGCTGCTTCAGCGCGATGGCAGCTTGACCAACCAACAGCTCGCGGAACAGGTAGGGCTGTCGCCCTCTCCCTGTTCCCGGCGGGTGCGAGCCCTGGAAGATGCCGGCATTATCCTGCGGCGCGTAACCTTGCTGGAGCGTAAAAAGCTGGGGCTCACCTTAACAGTCATTATTCAGATCGGCATGGACCGGCATACGCCTGAGCGATTCGAGGCGTTCGAGCAGCAGGTTGCCACGTTTCCGGAGGTGCAGGAATGTTACCTGGTCACGGGTCAGGAGGCAGACTACATGCTCAAGGTGGTCGTGCCCCATATGGATGCCTACCAGCATTTTTTGCTGGACAAAGTCACCCGCATTCCCGGGGTCAGCGGAGTACACTCCAGCTTTGTGCTCCGCCGGGTTGTTGACAACACCGAGTTGCCGCTGGGATATCTTTAG
- the leuA gene encoding 2-isopropylmalate synthase, with protein sequence MAFDHRKYRPFTPIRKTDRRWPDRVIERAPTWCAVDLRDGNQALVKPMNIHQKQRLFDLLVKLGFKQIEIGFPSASQPDFDFCRKLIEEDRVPEDVQIQALTQARPELIARTYEALKGARKAIVHVYNSTSTVQREQVFNLDRAGICDIARKGAEMVRDHARDYPDTDWTFQYSPESFTGTELDFAKEVVDAVTDVWRPDQGQKVILNLPATVEMASPNVFADQIEWICDNINYREHLSISVHTHNDRGCGVAAAELAVMAGADRVEGTLLGNGERTGNMDLVTMAMNLYSQGIDPEVDLSGMAEIIETVEACTEISTHPRHAYAGELVFTAFSGSHQDAIRKCLSRRKDGDVWNVAYLPIDPRDLGRRYEEVVRINSQSGKGGVAHVLERDYDISLPRWLQIEFARVVQKEAEGEGGEIDSFSIHKLFDRDYLQVPKGWRLRTYDLHRTDAGVQARIEFGNGTSSVLNGQGQGALEALAEALEKRYGVKIVIEAYDEFALGEGTSANAMACIRAQIDGELYSAAALAEDTTSANLQALLSAVARKVEAAAVDTAAVG encoded by the coding sequence ATGGCTTTCGACCACCGCAAGTATCGCCCGTTTACGCCCATCCGTAAGACAGACCGTCGCTGGCCCGACCGCGTTATCGAGCGCGCGCCGACCTGGTGCGCGGTGGATCTGCGCGACGGTAATCAGGCGCTGGTGAAGCCAATGAATATCCATCAGAAGCAGCGTCTTTTCGATCTTCTCGTAAAACTGGGTTTCAAACAGATCGAGATCGGGTTTCCCTCTGCCAGCCAACCCGACTTCGACTTCTGCCGCAAGCTGATCGAGGAAGACCGGGTGCCGGAAGATGTCCAGATTCAGGCATTGACCCAGGCCCGCCCAGAGCTGATCGCGCGTACCTACGAAGCGCTCAAGGGCGCCAGGAAAGCCATCGTTCATGTCTATAATTCGACCTCTACGGTGCAGCGTGAGCAGGTCTTCAATCTTGATCGTGCCGGTATCTGTGACATTGCCCGCAAAGGGGCGGAGATGGTGCGCGACCACGCGCGCGACTACCCAGACACAGACTGGACCTTCCAATACTCACCGGAAAGCTTCACCGGGACCGAACTGGACTTCGCCAAGGAAGTCGTGGACGCGGTGACGGACGTATGGCGGCCGGACCAGGGTCAGAAAGTTATCCTGAATCTGCCCGCAACCGTAGAGATGGCGTCGCCGAATGTGTTTGCCGACCAGATCGAGTGGATTTGCGACAATATCAATTACCGCGAACATTTGAGTATCAGCGTGCACACCCATAACGATCGTGGTTGCGGTGTCGCGGCAGCGGAGCTGGCGGTGATGGCCGGGGCTGACCGGGTTGAAGGCACGTTGCTGGGTAACGGCGAGCGCACCGGTAACATGGACCTGGTGACCATGGCCATGAACCTGTACTCCCAAGGCATTGATCCGGAGGTGGACCTTTCCGGTATGGCGGAGATCATCGAGACGGTCGAAGCCTGTACCGAGATAAGCACTCATCCCCGTCACGCCTACGCCGGTGAGCTGGTCTTTACGGCCTTCTCGGGAAGCCACCAGGATGCCATCCGCAAGTGTCTTTCACGGCGCAAGGACGGCGATGTCTGGAACGTTGCCTATCTGCCGATCGACCCACGCGACCTGGGTCGCAGGTACGAGGAGGTGGTAAGGATCAACAGTCAGTCCGGTAAGGGCGGTGTCGCCCACGTGCTGGAACGCGACTACGACATAAGTTTGCCGCGCTGGTTACAGATCGAGTTTGCCCGCGTCGTCCAGAAGGAAGCCGAAGGCGAGGGTGGTGAGATCGACTCCTTCAGTATTCACAAACTGTTCGACAGGGATTACTTGCAGGTGCCGAAGGGCTGGCGGCTTCGCACCTACGACCTGCATCGGACAGATGCAGGCGTGCAGGCCAGGATAGAGTTCGGTAACGGCACCAGCTCAGTCCTGAACGGTCAGGGGCAGGGGGCACTTGAGGCCTTGGCGGAAGCGCTTGAGAAACGATACGGCGTTAAAATAGTGATCGAAGCCTACGATGAATTTGCCCTTGGGGAAGGAACCAGCGCCAATGCCATGGCCTGTATTCGGGCGCAGATCGATGGCGAGCTCTATAGCGCCGCGGCGTTAGCCGAGGATACAACATCAGCCAACCTGCAGGCGCTCCTCTCGGCGGTGGCGCGCAAGGTTGAAGCCGCCGCGGTGGATACCGCCGCCGTAGGCTGA
- a CDS encoding glycosyltransferase — protein sequence MGGRNYLKWVFYINLVVVLALIGYKIYLNFFEQDFDSVHSEQVEQIQTDLAGRDQYRFAVVGNINNSVGIYERKIVPMLNTAGVDFVVSAGNAVSNGGEDKYRALNRTLSHLDVPYVLTFGENEFSNFGSFRFYEHYGPYFYSFTAGNSRFIFLDSTGKTPSGWQLRWLDEQLAGNTADNTFLFLGHPVYQTHEETLLYGDEHYIADSEFRRGLIDLIQQYPVDAVFSANLSLYQRIERDGTIYVTTGGAGGLVINDDESFYHFVTVTVDGDTAKIQLEPLNIGQHTVFKTLESLWFFIHSLFYVGYHNFILLVCILIVVAIKLHQLIFEERDYYPNFDLDPGPFLEKPLKVALLTNNYLPFIGGVPISIERLRQGLVELGQRVLIIAPSYKGQKPENDEVVRATSLLAFGEQQEFRLANIFHPRLRRAAAEFNPDIVHVHHPFWLGSLGIWIARRRRVPVVYTYHTRLEHYAHFVPLPGLLFRNLISHYLIKRFANKCDGVIVPTYSAEEYLRVLGVRTNIFVQPTGIDFDRFQQVDPEKLTSLRASLNLKGERVLISVSRLSREKNIEFMLAAARTLYQNSPVPFRFLIIGDGSDRDRLQRRIDDLGLSRVVTLVGSVAPDDICAYYQLGHAFLFASKSETQGMVILEAMAAGLPVVAVRSSGIDDVVKEGLNGFKTVEDQNKWLAKVTELLQDDELRDKLSKNAREFARDFSVQNFARDVRRIYAYVLAAREQQKTQGRKKRASLR from the coding sequence ATGGGCGGGCGTAACTACCTGAAATGGGTTTTCTACATCAACCTTGTCGTCGTGCTTGCACTCATCGGCTACAAGATCTATCTCAATTTCTTTGAGCAGGATTTCGATTCGGTCCACAGTGAACAGGTTGAACAGATACAGACTGATCTCGCCGGTCGAGACCAATACCGGTTTGCGGTTGTCGGTAACATCAACAATTCAGTCGGGATTTATGAACGCAAAATCGTACCCATGCTCAACACAGCTGGGGTCGACTTTGTCGTGTCCGCCGGCAACGCCGTCAGTAACGGCGGTGAGGACAAGTACCGCGCGCTCAACCGCACCCTGAGCCATCTCGACGTTCCGTATGTGCTCACCTTCGGCGAGAACGAGTTCAGCAATTTTGGCAGCTTCCGCTTTTACGAGCATTACGGACCCTACTTTTACAGTTTCACCGCCGGCAACAGTCGCTTTATTTTCCTGGATTCCACGGGCAAGACGCCCAGCGGCTGGCAGCTGCGCTGGCTGGACGAACAACTCGCGGGTAATACAGCGGATAATACCTTCCTGTTCCTTGGGCATCCGGTCTACCAGACTCATGAAGAAACGCTTCTCTACGGCGACGAACACTACATTGCCGATTCTGAGTTTCGCAGAGGTTTGATCGACCTCATCCAGCAGTATCCCGTAGACGCGGTTTTTTCCGCGAACCTCTCGCTGTATCAACGCATTGAGCGGGATGGCACGATCTACGTTACGACGGGTGGCGCGGGTGGCCTCGTCATAAATGATGACGAAAGCTTCTATCATTTCGTCACTGTGACGGTTGACGGCGACACGGCAAAGATCCAGCTTGAGCCGCTGAACATCGGTCAACACACCGTCTTCAAGACCCTGGAGAGCTTGTGGTTCTTCATCCACTCGCTCTTTTACGTCGGCTACCACAACTTCATACTTCTCGTATGCATATTGATCGTAGTGGCGATCAAGCTCCATCAGCTCATTTTCGAGGAGCGCGACTACTACCCCAATTTCGACCTGGACCCTGGCCCCTTTCTCGAAAAGCCCCTTAAAGTCGCCTTACTGACCAATAACTACCTCCCTTTTATCGGCGGCGTTCCGATTTCGATTGAACGTTTGCGACAGGGCCTGGTGGAACTCGGTCAGAGAGTCCTCATCATCGCCCCCAGCTATAAAGGCCAGAAGCCGGAAAATGACGAAGTGGTACGTGCCACCTCCCTACTTGCCTTCGGCGAGCAGCAGGAGTTCCGCCTCGCCAATATTTTTCACCCCCGTTTGCGTCGTGCCGCGGCAGAATTTAACCCAGACATTGTTCATGTTCACCATCCTTTCTGGCTAGGCAGCCTGGGTATCTGGATTGCACGGCGACGTCGCGTGCCGGTGGTCTACACCTACCACACACGCCTGGAGCACTATGCGCACTTCGTTCCGCTGCCGGGCCTGCTCTTTCGCAATCTGATCTCGCACTACCTGATCAAGCGATTTGCCAACAAATGCGACGGCGTAATCGTCCCGACATACTCCGCCGAAGAATACCTGCGTGTGCTGGGCGTACGCACCAACATCTTCGTCCAGCCTACCGGTATCGATTTTGACCGGTTTCAACAGGTAGACCCTGAAAAACTCACGAGCCTCCGGGCGTCACTCAACCTCAAAGGCGAGCGCGTACTGATCAGCGTGTCCAGGCTCAGCAGAGAAAAAAATATTGAGTTCATGTTGGCTGCCGCACGCACCCTCTATCAGAACAGCCCGGTTCCGTTTCGATTCCTTATCATTGGCGATGGCAGCGATCGGGACAGGCTACAACGCCGAATTGATGACTTGGGTCTGAGTAGGGTGGTGACACTGGTCGGTAGCGTAGCGCCCGATGATATCTGTGCCTACTACCAGCTGGGTCACGCTTTTTTGTTCGCCTCCAAGTCCGAGACCCAGGGCATGGTCATCCTTGAGGCGATGGCGGCGGGTCTACCCGTCGTGGCAGTGAGGTCCAGCGGCATTGATGATGTGGTGAAAGAGGGGCTAAACGGTTTCAAAACAGTCGAAGATCAGAACAAGTGGCTGGCCAAAGTCACGGAGCTGCTGCAAGACGATGAGCTGAGAGACAAACTGAGCAAGAACGCGCGGGAGTTCGCCCGCGATTTCTCCGTCCAGAACTTTGCCCGCGACGTACGCCGGATATACGCATATGTTCTGGCGGCCCGGGAACAGCAGAAAACACAAGGCCGAAAGAAGCGCGCCTCCCTCAGATAA
- a CDS encoding lysylphosphatidylglycerol synthase transmembrane domain-containing protein: MDPNTSPSSSGLRAIPFKRLVLFTILFILLSSAGVYVIYAQFAERSFSFDWRLVSFPFLLWVLLLLIVYYVADGLRLHFTLRALGHRMSRGKVFRLVFINIFFSNVTPMATGGGFAQIWYMQRQGIPLGTATAATTIRTLLAVVFIFVATPLFLLSLESLENSAISGQIAAYLAVFITLYLGFFAILLLRTRWLLPPLTLIINALHRVNLINTDRQMHWRFKSKREMLRFAHSFAAYRKGAPGDVLLSVIFTVVFLLSLFSFPALLMQALGYDVSYLNVVGLLVITTFIMYFSPTPGASGIAEGVFGHFFSGVLSGNHLVLVTVAWRLLTIYLGMLIGVFVTQAELMRTRSMHGRA, from the coding sequence ATGGACCCCAACACGTCACCTTCAAGTAGCGGCCTGCGCGCGATACCCTTCAAGCGTCTGGTCCTGTTCACAATTCTGTTTATCCTTCTGAGTAGCGCTGGCGTTTACGTTATATATGCGCAATTTGCCGAACGCAGCTTCTCTTTCGACTGGCGACTTGTCTCCTTTCCCTTTCTGCTTTGGGTTCTGCTGCTGCTGATCGTCTATTACGTGGCCGACGGTCTGCGTCTGCACTTTACGCTGCGCGCGCTCGGCCACCGTATGTCCCGGGGAAAAGTCTTCCGACTCGTGTTTATAAACATCTTTTTCTCCAACGTCACACCGATGGCGACCGGCGGCGGATTCGCCCAGATCTGGTACATGCAACGCCAGGGAATACCGCTGGGCACCGCAACCGCGGCCACGACAATACGAACACTGCTTGCGGTTGTATTTATATTTGTTGCAACACCTCTTTTTCTACTTAGCCTGGAATCTTTGGAAAACAGTGCCATCAGTGGACAAATCGCCGCTTACCTCGCAGTCTTCATCACGTTGTATCTGGGCTTTTTCGCGATTCTGCTACTACGTACCCGCTGGTTGCTCCCCCCCCTGACGCTCATTATTAACGCGCTTCATCGGGTGAACCTGATCAACACCGATCGTCAGATGCACTGGCGTTTCAAAAGCAAGCGGGAGATGCTGAGATTTGCCCATAGTTTCGCAGCGTACAGAAAAGGAGCGCCCGGTGATGTCTTGCTCTCCGTCATATTTACCGTCGTGTTCTTGCTCAGCCTGTTCAGTTTCCCGGCCCTGCTCATGCAGGCACTCGGTTATGATGTTTCTTACCTCAATGTTGTCGGCCTGTTGGTGATTACGACCTTTATTATGTACTTCTCCCCTACACCTGGAGCGTCCGGTATAGCGGAAGGCGTATTCGGGCATTTCTTCAGCGGAGTTCTGAGCGGTAATCATCTTGTCCTGGTTACGGTTGCGTGGCGACTGCTGACGATCTACCTGGGCATGTTGATCGGTGTATTCGTGACCCAGGCCGAACTGATGCGGACGAGGAGCATGCATGGGCGGGCGTAA
- a CDS encoding hotdog fold thioesterase: MTIWHSKPTIEQLTASSQQTLVSHLGIELLELGDDFLSGRMPVDKRTIQPAGILHGGASVVLAETLGSIAANLCLKKPDTMAVGLDINANHVRPMMQGWVYGFARPLHIGGSTQLWEIRIVDEDDRLVCISRLTMAVVPRRN, translated from the coding sequence GTGACGATCTGGCATAGCAAGCCCACGATAGAGCAACTGACGGCTTCGTCCCAGCAGACCCTGGTCAGCCATCTGGGCATTGAATTACTTGAGCTTGGCGACGACTTCCTGAGCGGGCGTATGCCCGTCGATAAGCGGACGATTCAGCCGGCGGGCATTCTTCACGGCGGTGCCTCCGTAGTACTCGCTGAAACCCTTGGCAGTATCGCCGCCAATCTATGCCTGAAGAAGCCCGACACGATGGCGGTAGGGCTCGATATTAACGCCAATCACGTACGCCCCATGATGCAGGGCTGGGTGTACGGCTTTGCCAGGCCGCTGCACATAGGCGGCTCGACCCAGCTTTGGGAAATCAGGATTGTGGACGAGGATGATCGTCTGGTCTGTATTTCCCGTTTGACCATGGCGGTTGTGCCGCGTCGGAACTGA
- the arfB gene encoding alternative ribosome rescue aminoacyl-tRNA hydrolase ArfB → MLTLSRGVVIPEQEIEITAIRAQGAGGQNVNKVSSAVHLRFDIRASSLPEDYKEKLLALSDQRITRQGIVVIKGQQFRSQEVNRENALARLAELIESVAKVDKPRRPTRPSLNARKKRVDRKTQRGRLKQARGRVDP, encoded by the coding sequence GTGCTTACACTTTCTCGAGGCGTGGTTATTCCCGAACAAGAGATCGAGATAACGGCCATTCGGGCGCAGGGGGCCGGTGGTCAGAACGTGAACAAGGTCTCCAGTGCGGTTCACCTGCGTTTCGATATCCGCGCGTCTTCACTCCCTGAAGACTATAAAGAGAAGCTGTTGGCCTTGAGCGACCAGCGCATTACCCGCCAGGGCATCGTTGTTATAAAAGGCCAGCAGTTCCGCAGTCAGGAAGTCAATCGTGAGAATGCCCTTGCGCGCCTGGCTGAGCTGATCGAATCCGTAGCTAAGGTCGATAAGCCGAGAAGGCCCACCCGGCCCAGCCTTAATGCCCGTAAGAAGCGGGTAGACCGCAAAACACAACGGGGCCGACTTAAGCAGGCGCGGGGTAGAGTCGACCCATGA
- the rluF gene encoding 23S rRNA pseudouridine(2604) synthase RluF yields the protein MNNTNSGTTRLNKFISETGICSRREADRFIDEGRVRVNGRTAEMGMRVSPEDKVEVNGKNLRAKPAPVYIAFNKPVGITCTTDPEVPGNIIEAVRYRGRIFPIGRLDKPSEGLILLTNDGDIVNKILRAGNAHEKEYLVTVDRPVDSEFVQKMGGGLPVLGTVTQPCKVRQTSATSFNIILTQGLNRQIRRMAEYLGYNVTRLKRLRVMNIGLGKLKVGEWRELTRAEIRTIDAMIAGSSKTEEASGTSRSTKASDEKRSPGAPARARRRVKAGPGVSRKPAGADSGSRRGRDKAPAPKPSSTRKPSTTAPSTKAHRRRKSR from the coding sequence ATGAACAACACCAACTCGGGCACGACACGTCTGAATAAATTCATCAGTGAGACCGGCATCTGTTCACGTCGTGAAGCAGACCGGTTCATCGATGAAGGCAGGGTCCGGGTCAATGGCCGTACGGCCGAGATGGGCATGCGAGTGTCGCCTGAGGACAAGGTCGAGGTTAATGGGAAAAACCTGCGCGCCAAGCCGGCCCCTGTGTACATCGCCTTCAATAAACCAGTCGGTATAACCTGCACCACAGATCCCGAAGTGCCGGGTAACATTATCGAGGCTGTGCGTTACCGCGGCCGTATCTTCCCCATAGGCCGCCTCGATAAGCCCTCCGAAGGTCTCATCCTGCTGACAAACGACGGCGACATCGTCAACAAGATCCTGCGGGCGGGTAACGCCCACGAGAAAGAGTATCTTGTAACCGTCGACCGGCCAGTCGACAGTGAATTTGTGCAGAAAATGGGGGGCGGGCTACCTGTGCTTGGCACCGTGACGCAACCCTGTAAAGTTCGCCAGACTTCTGCCACCAGCTTCAACATCATTCTGACACAAGGTCTGAACCGCCAAATTCGGCGAATGGCCGAATACCTGGGCTATAACGTGACGCGCCTGAAGCGATTGCGGGTAATGAATATAGGCCTGGGAAAACTGAAAGTCGGGGAGTGGCGCGAGCTGACCCGTGCCGAGATACGGACAATCGATGCGATGATCGCTGGTTCAAGCAAAACTGAGGAGGCTTCCGGCACTTCTCGCAGCACCAAGGCGTCGGATGAAAAACGCAGCCCTGGTGCTCCGGCGCGCGCCAGACGGCGCGTGAAAGCCGGGCCGGGCGTTTCACGTAAGCCTGCCGGTGCAGACAGCGGTAGCCGGCGTGGAAGAGATAAAGCACCAGCGCCCAAGCCATCATCTACCAGAAAACCCTCAACCACAGCGCCTTCCACAAAAGCCCATAGGCGTAGAAAAAGCCGGTAG